A window from Streptomyces sp. NBC_00271 encodes these proteins:
- a CDS encoding DUF1707 SHOCT-like domain-containing protein — MNDSEEHITSPALRASDAERDQVEAQLQHHYAVGRLTLPELEERVVAAYEARTREQLHVLLSDLPGEEEIPASPIRLIDSRLLIVLLRVSPPAALVYWLVSQRSVRRRNPRPQALESAREGGDLSYLPLKKSGSASGLSSGESW; from the coding sequence ATGAATGACAGCGAGGAGCACATCACCAGCCCCGCGTTACGAGCCTCGGACGCCGAACGCGACCAGGTCGAGGCGCAACTGCAACACCACTACGCAGTAGGCAGACTGACACTTCCCGAACTTGAAGAGCGGGTGGTCGCGGCCTACGAAGCGCGCACCCGCGAGCAACTCCATGTCCTCTTGAGCGATCTGCCGGGCGAAGAGGAAATACCTGCGTCGCCCATTCGTTTGATCGACTCCCGCCTGCTGATCGTCCTGCTGCGCGTCTCGCCTCCCGCGGCGCTCGTTTACTGGCTCGTCTCCCAACGCTCGGTACGTCGAAGGAACCCACGGCCGCAGGCCCTGGAGAGTGCTCGTGAAGGTGGAGACCTTAGCTACTTGCCCCTGAAGAAGTCCGGGTCTGCCTCTGGGTTGTCCTCTGGGGAGAGCTGGTGA